The Candidatus Zixiibacteriota bacterium genome contains the following window.
CGACATCTCGGCTATGTGCCGCAGGTAGCCAGGTTTCCGCTCGATCTTACCGGCCGGGAGACAATAGCGGTAGTCAAGGGGCTGCGTCCGGAGCCGACCACGCTCGAAAGCGAGCTCATCGCCCTGTTCGGCCTGGAGACCGAGCTCGGCAAGCGGGTGCGGGCCATGTCCGGCGGTACGCGCCAGAAGCTGAGCGTTGTGCTTGCCTGCATGCATGACCCGGCGCTGCTTATCTGCGATGAACCGACTGCCGGTCTCGACCCGCTAACCAACACCCGTCTGAAGGAGTACATTTTGTCCCTCAAGGAGAAGGAACGGACGATCCTCCTGACGACCCATATAATGAGTGACCTGGATGAAGTCGCTGAAGACGTTATCGTCCTGCTGGAGGGTCGTGTACGCTATCATGGCTCGGTTCGGGAACTGAAGCTCCAGACCGCTGAGCCTCGGCTCGAGATGGCGGTGGCCCGTCTGCTGGAAAGGAACGCGGCATGACACTGACACTGCACCTGGCCTGGTATGCCGTTCGCGATGTGGCCCGCAACCGCTGGGGCCTGCTATATACCGCGTTCTTCATGGTGATTACCGCCGGGCTGTTCTACATGCAAGCGCAATCGGCTAAAGTTGCCGTCAGCCTGATGAGCGTATCACTCTTTTTGATCCCGATGGTCAGCTCGCTCTTTGGCACGATCTACTTCTACAACTCGCGAGAATTTGTCGAGCTGGTACTGACTCAGCCGGTTACCCGGCGGACAGTCTTCTTCGGCATGTATATCGGCCTGCTGTGTGCTCTCGTATTCGGTCTCATAATCGGCGTGGGTGTTCCAGCGGCAGTGTTTGGTGACTGGTCGACCCAGCAACTTTACTCCCTCGCGGTGCTGCTCCTGATCGGTTCTTTTCTCACCGCGATCTTCCTGGCGCTGGCGTTCCTGGTAGCGATTGTGTTCGATGACCGTGGAAAGGGTCTCGCCGCA
Protein-coding sequences here:
- a CDS encoding ABC transporter permease subunit; this translates as MTLTLHLAWYAVRDVARNRWGLLYTAFFMVITAGLFYMQAQSAKVAVSLMSVSLFLIPMVSSLFGTIYFYNSREFVELVLTQPVTRRTVFFGMYIGLLCALVFGLIIGVGVPAAVFGDWSTQQLYSLAVLLLIGSFLTAIFLALAFLVAIVFDDRGKGLAATLGIWLFTALVYDGLVLLAAMAFDDYPLETPLLLASMANPIDLARVTLLVNTDWAALMGYTGAVFNRFFGTALGVAIAAVSLVVWTAAPLWLGVRRFRVKDL
- a CDS encoding ABC transporter ATP-binding protein — encoded protein: MIEISHLHKRYGRFVALHEIDLSISRGRVTGIIGPNGSGKSTLLKCLLGLVKPTSGSISIGGYLLNGSSDYRRHLGYVPQVARFPLDLTGRETIAVVKGLRPEPTTLESELIALFGLETELGKRVRAMSGGTRQKLSVVLACMHDPALLICDEPTAGLDPLTNTRLKEYILSLKEKERTILLTTHIMSDLDEVAEDVIVLLEGRVRYHGSVRELKLQTAEPRLEMAVARLLERNAA